In the genome of Myxococcales bacterium, one region contains:
- a CDS encoding HAMP domain-containing histidine kinase: MTGDLVARDAQELDSTSVVWLRLLLLVSLFAALVFSEWLFWLGSAHEQTPWWVSATFPVFSLVAACECFRTSAKLVGSQRRAWRLFGFGCSSLLAGDLMWGVWDSSLSVAIPAFVLLDACYAGFPISFILGTWYYRIRIPSTDDAFIQIGNLGIIFSATLLMYIFANVDFLGGTIPTYLADITVLHGTFYVSASLFALIVLSLHSRGRRRQIMSLIFIGLCFNALANFIFISDLVGDGYRVSSLSSGLILICASFIIWAGFEQRHMKDENAAVARSAESEALAKQWESLLPPLAFAGVLVVALAQRDRLVASLTPYAITASLVFIGALAMRNWWGHRLESRLRVKASRSQSALEKINRELAAQNVELRTIQIELGQSQRRLAIHRGQLEVLVAERTHELEKSRQALHRSDRLASLGTLAAGLAHELNNPLGIMQLQADDALLLRNKTNSEDALRSILQQLRRCAEIVRSVLRFSRDETSQKRAVDMVDIVLRSAKLAGHYATRSNVEIKCQIESRLGASNVLGNAIELEQVIVNLLRNAIEASDSGSRVELNLSCVGELMRLSVVDQGAGMTDETREHAFDPFYTTRRDEGGTGLGLSVAHGIMEQHGGSLYVHSHEGKGTTVTMEIARLEAI; encoded by the coding sequence ATGACGGGAGATCTGGTCGCGCGCGATGCGCAGGAACTGGACTCCACCTCCGTCGTGTGGCTCCGTCTTCTGCTCCTGGTTTCGCTCTTTGCCGCGCTCGTCTTCTCGGAGTGGTTGTTTTGGCTCGGCAGTGCGCACGAGCAAACTCCCTGGTGGGTCTCCGCCACCTTTCCCGTCTTCTCGCTGGTAGCCGCTTGCGAATGCTTCCGCACGTCTGCGAAGCTGGTGGGAAGCCAGCGTAGAGCCTGGCGCCTCTTCGGCTTCGGTTGCTCGAGTTTGCTTGCCGGAGACTTGATGTGGGGAGTCTGGGACTCGTCTCTGAGCGTTGCAATACCCGCGTTCGTCCTCCTGGACGCATGTTATGCCGGGTTTCCCATCAGCTTCATCCTCGGAACCTGGTATTACCGTATTCGAATTCCATCGACAGACGATGCATTCATCCAGATTGGCAACCTTGGGATTATTTTTTCCGCAACCCTGCTCATGTACATCTTCGCCAACGTGGACTTTCTCGGCGGGACGATACCAACCTACCTCGCGGACATCACGGTATTGCACGGGACCTTCTACGTCTCCGCATCCCTGTTCGCGTTGATCGTCCTGTCGCTCCATAGCCGGGGACGCCGGCGTCAGATCATGTCGCTCATCTTCATCGGCCTCTGCTTCAACGCGCTGGCCAACTTCATCTTCATCAGTGACTTGGTGGGGGATGGATATCGAGTGAGTTCTCTCTCGAGCGGCCTAATTCTGATCTGTGCATCGTTCATCATTTGGGCTGGCTTCGAGCAGCGCCACATGAAAGACGAGAATGCGGCGGTTGCGCGCTCCGCCGAGAGCGAGGCATTGGCAAAGCAGTGGGAAAGCCTGCTTCCGCCCCTCGCCTTCGCGGGAGTCCTCGTGGTAGCCCTGGCACAGCGCGACCGACTCGTCGCAAGCCTGACCCCCTATGCCATAACTGCTTCGCTCGTCTTCATCGGTGCGCTCGCCATGCGCAACTGGTGGGGCCATCGTCTCGAAAGTCGGCTTCGGGTCAAGGCGTCGCGCAGCCAATCTGCACTGGAGAAGATCAATCGCGAACTCGCGGCCCAGAACGTCGAGCTACGCACAATTCAAATCGAACTAGGGCAATCCCAACGCCGCTTGGCAATTCACCGAGGACAACTTGAAGTGTTGGTCGCCGAGCGAACTCACGAGCTGGAGAAGTCGCGCCAGGCGCTGCACAGATCAGACCGCCTGGCGTCCCTCGGCACCCTCGCCGCGGGCCTCGCCCACGAACTCAACAACCCCCTCGGAATCATGCAACTGCAAGCGGACGACGCTCTGCTCCTGCGCAACAAGACCAACTCTGAGGATGCTCTGAGGAGCATTCTCCAACAGCTGCGACGCTGCGCGGAGATCGTCAGAAGCGTTTTGCGATTCTCACGGGATGAGACATCCCAGAAGCGTGCGGTGGACATGGTCGACATCGTGCTGCGTTCGGCAAAGCTCGCCGGCCACTATGCAACCCGGTCGAACGTCGAGATCAAGTGCCAGATCGAGAGTCGGCTCGGGGCATCCAACGTGTTGGGGAATGCGATCGAGTTGGAGCAGGTGATCGTCAACCTGCTGCGCAACGCGATCGAAGCGAGCGATAGCGGGTCTCGGGTAGAATTAAATCTGTCTTGCGTCGGAGAGCTCATGAGGCTGAGCGTAGTAGACCAGGGCGCGGGCATGACGGACGAGACGCGAGAGCACGCCTTCGATCCCTTCTACACGACGAGACGCGATGAGGGCGGCACGGGCCTGGGGTTGAGCGTGGCCCACGGCATCATGGAGCAGCACGGTGGGTCGCTTTACGTCCACTCCCATGAAGGCAAGGGGACAACTGTCACAATGGAGATTGCGAGGCTTGAAGCGATCTGA
- a CDS encoding TetR/AcrR family transcriptional regulator, which translates to MTEHSRPKTQQPLKDIDQIELRSQPVQKRSRETVHLILEAAAELIDEVGVVGFTTNLLAERADIRIRTIYRYFPNKLGILTALIIHLNEDFEERVMRNSEFGDPKRDWRELVSIWIDDLLAWTRDRPGARLHMGWMTTVPEILALQDRMDDEWARGMMDAMRMRGVKLPPKQLYAMCRCFNETLDSMTSLAAFSEQEHSDEIISETRHMLIRYLEPYLD; encoded by the coding sequence ATGACAGAGCATTCAAGACCGAAGACCCAACAACCGCTCAAAGACATCGATCAGATCGAACTTCGTTCGCAACCGGTCCAGAAACGCTCCAGAGAGACGGTGCATCTGATTCTCGAAGCGGCCGCAGAGCTGATAGACGAAGTGGGTGTGGTCGGTTTCACAACGAATCTATTGGCGGAACGGGCGGATATCCGCATCCGAACGATCTACCGCTACTTCCCCAACAAGCTCGGCATCCTCACTGCGCTCATCATTCACCTCAATGAGGATTTTGAGGAGCGGGTGATGCGGAATTCGGAGTTCGGCGATCCCAAACGCGACTGGCGCGAACTGGTCAGCATTTGGATTGACGACCTGTTGGCGTGGACCCGTGACCGTCCGGGGGCCCGCCTCCACATGGGCTGGATGACCACCGTCCCCGAAATCCTGGCGCTGCAGGATCGAATGGACGACGAGTGGGCACGCGGCATGATGGATGCGATGCGCATGCGGGGCGTAAAGCTTCCCCCCAAGCAGCTTTACGCAATGTGCCGCTGCTTCAACGAGACACTCGACTCGATGACATCCCTGGCAGCTTTTAGCGAACAGGAACATTCGGACGAGATCATCAGCGAGACGCGGCACATGCTCATCCGCTACCTCGAACCCTATCTCGACTGA
- a CDS encoding haloalkane dehalogenase, giving the protein MKVKRTPDERFENLPGYDFAPNYAELKDLRVHYLDEGDASADPVLMMHGEPSWSYLYRKMIPIVAGAGHRVIAPDLVGFGRSDKPVDRADYSYERHVEWMRTLLFDRLDLSRITLVGQDWGGLIGLRLVAEHPDRFSRVVVANTLLPTGDQPPGPAFEAWRKYSQEVPDFIAGKILNAATQNELTPEICAAYDAPFPDDSYKAGARIFPMLVPTSPDDPAASANRAAWEVLRRFDKPFLKAFSDGDPITAQAKDSFDVVPGSRDQPHTTIVGAGHFLQEDKGEDLAQVVNDFIQGTSDRQPL; this is encoded by the coding sequence ATGAAGGTAAAGCGAACGCCGGACGAGCGTTTCGAAAACTTGCCGGGTTATGACTTTGCACCAAACTATGCCGAGCTAAAAGATCTGCGGGTTCACTATCTCGATGAAGGGGATGCGAGCGCCGATCCGGTCTTGATGATGCACGGCGAACCCTCTTGGAGTTATCTCTATCGCAAGATGATTCCAATCGTGGCCGGTGCGGGGCATCGCGTCATCGCTCCAGATCTGGTGGGCTTCGGGCGGTCGGACAAGCCCGTCGATCGGGCGGATTATAGCTACGAGCGTCACGTCGAGTGGATGCGGACGCTGCTCTTCGATCGACTCGATCTATCGCGAATCACACTCGTGGGACAGGATTGGGGAGGCCTGATCGGACTCCGCCTGGTGGCCGAGCATCCGGATCGCTTCAGTCGCGTCGTCGTCGCCAATACGCTCCTGCCCACCGGCGATCAACCCCCGGGCCCGGCCTTCGAGGCATGGCGGAAGTACTCCCAGGAAGTTCCTGATTTCATCGCTGGAAAGATCTTGAACGCTGCGACGCAAAACGAACTCACGCCCGAGATTTGCGCCGCCTATGACGCTCCCTTTCCCGATGATTCCTACAAGGCCGGCGCTCGCATCTTTCCGATGTTGGTTCCTACGAGCCCCGACGATCCCGCCGCCTCGGCGAATCGCGCCGCGTGGGAGGTACTGCGGCGATTCGACAAGCCCTTCCTCAAGGCGTTCAGTGATGGCGATCCCATCACGGCTCAAGCCAAAGATTCTTTCGACGTCGTACCGGGCTCCCGTGATCAACCTCATACGACCATCGTGGGTGCCGGCCACTTCTTGCAAGAGGATAAGGGGGAAGACCTCGCGCAGGTCGTCAACGACTTCATCCAGGGCACGTCAGACCGCCAGCCACTTTAG
- a CDS encoding glutathione S-transferase, whose translation MEGRTTADQFRIFGSEISPYSVKVRSYFRYKGIPHEWIERSNAVMDEYKKYAKLPLIPAVATPEDVGLQDSTLIIERLESSFPEPPIDPKNLALAFLSALIEEFADEWGNKWMFHYRWARPLDQDSAADRIARSLMPDLDAGQYEGIAAKIKARMITRGGYVGSNEQTAPQIESTFKEFVLQLDAHLAGRSFLFGQCPSLGDFGLWGQLYSAWTDPTCNEIIEADGANIVPWIERMLDPKASGNFEDWDALAPTLMPILRDHVGGLFLPWTDANAKALEGGESEYHVELRCGTWRQSPQKYHARSLAMLRARYAAVDDRTELDGILAEAACLKWLAV comes from the coding sequence ATGGAGGGTAGGACAACGGCCGATCAATTCCGAATCTTTGGTAGCGAGATCTCCCCCTACTCGGTCAAGGTTCGTTCGTACTTCCGATACAAGGGCATTCCCCACGAATGGATCGAGCGCAGCAATGCGGTGATGGACGAATACAAGAAGTACGCAAAGCTTCCGCTGATCCCGGCGGTGGCTACACCCGAGGATGTAGGGCTGCAGGATTCGACCCTGATCATTGAGCGTTTGGAGTCGAGCTTTCCCGAACCGCCAATTGATCCGAAAAATCTTGCTCTCGCGTTTCTCTCGGCCCTGATCGAGGAATTTGCGGACGAGTGGGGCAATAAGTGGATGTTCCACTATCGCTGGGCTCGCCCGCTGGATCAGGATTCGGCCGCTGATCGAATTGCACGGAGCTTGATGCCCGATCTCGACGCTGGACAATACGAAGGGATCGCGGCCAAGATCAAGGCTCGCATGATCACTCGCGGCGGTTATGTGGGTTCGAACGAGCAGACTGCGCCGCAGATCGAGTCGACCTTCAAGGAATTCGTGTTGCAGTTGGACGCTCATCTTGCGGGTCGTTCGTTTCTCTTCGGCCAGTGCCCTTCGCTGGGCGATTTCGGTCTTTGGGGGCAGCTCTACAGCGCGTGGACGGACCCGACCTGCAACGAAATCATCGAAGCCGACGGAGCGAATATCGTGCCGTGGATCGAACGCATGCTCGATCCGAAAGCATCCGGCAATTTCGAAGACTGGGATGCGCTTGCGCCGACCTTGATGCCGATCTTGCGGGATCATGTCGGCGGACTCTTTCTGCCCTGGACGGACGCGAACGCCAAAGCGCTCGAGGGCGGAGAGAGCGAATACCATGTTGAACTGCGTTGTGGGACGTGGCGCCAAAGCCCGCAGAAATATCACGCGCGCTCGTTGGCAATGCTGCGCGCGCGATATGCTGCGGTCGACGATCGGACTGAATTGGACGGGATTCTGGCTGAGGCCGCCTGTCTAAAGTGGCTGGCGGTCTGA
- a CDS encoding thioredoxin family protein, with amino-acid sequence MIAELYHIVNVPTMIWIDESGTVVRPNDAQFGTDTFTQFHGKKSEPYLEMIRAWVREGAGELSPDEVRANRLPPTTESQLARAERRLATHLNEQGREKAAEQHFVRAGELAPKDWTIRRGSMPMRGMNPFGPEFFDLFAEGAPVYPMDALTPTSAGSGDSNESNESGD; translated from the coding sequence GTGATCGCGGAGCTCTATCACATTGTCAACGTGCCGACGATGATCTGGATCGACGAGAGTGGAACCGTGGTGCGCCCAAATGACGCGCAATTCGGAACCGATACCTTCACACAGTTTCATGGGAAGAAGTCCGAGCCCTATCTGGAAATGATTCGTGCATGGGTGCGCGAAGGCGCGGGGGAGCTTTCTCCCGACGAGGTTCGGGCGAATCGCTTGCCGCCGACAACGGAGAGTCAGCTCGCCCGGGCCGAACGGCGGCTCGCTACTCATTTGAACGAGCAAGGGCGCGAGAAGGCGGCCGAGCAACACTTTGTCCGGGCAGGCGAGCTTGCGCCAAAGGACTGGACGATCCGACGCGGCTCGATGCCGATGCGCGGCATGAATCCCTTTGGTCCCGAGTTCTTTGATCTCTTTGCAGAAGGCGCTCCTGTGTATCCAATGGATGCGCTGACACCGACGAGCGCTGGGTCTGGTGATTCGAACGAGTCCAATGAGTCGGGCGACTGA
- a CDS encoding redoxin domain-containing protein, whose translation MEELAGLAAPDFSLPDLEGTLHSLSDHRGKKVLLIAYASW comes from the coding sequence GTGGAGGAGCTCGCGGGTCTAGCTGCGCCGGATTTCTCGCTGCCCGACCTCGAGGGCACGCTTCACTCGCTCTCCGATCACCGGGGCAAGAAGGTTTTGCTGATCGCTTACGCGTCCTGGTGA
- a CDS encoding MMPL family transporter, which yields MADSRALPLRDAIEAGFGTWARWAMAHAAIVLVGCSLVVTGLLLQLPRLEIDISDEGFLRPGDPVRVAYNAFNRQFGDGQAVIVAIEPPEIFDVAFLEWLTDFHRDMEEVAQLEKVTSLINARNTFGRDDELVVEDLLETIPTTPAELAALRERVLANPLYLNALISVDGSATVLVAKFDRYSSLADGTAGDDVLAGFGEEGAEEFRTQEETMKIADEVNLVIERHRVEGYEMFVTGGPIFDAWIFCQMQDDILVSIVSSSFVIALLLFVLFRRISGVLIPLVLVALSLLCSGGTMALLGIPVTLPIQVLPSFLLAVGVCGAVHILVLVYRGLDRGQCSEDAVAYAMAHAGLPVFMAGLTTAGGLLSFSTAELAPVGHFGIVGPIGVMFTIFFTLVALPPLIGLLRLKGRGRLSDLEARGLSDRVLAAAGRLAIQRPKFVVAVGVGLVALALAGITQLRFSHHPVDWIPDESPLHEALDYVNDRMGGSGDLQILLRTPGVENGFQDPDVLVRLDRLKTVLLDLEVDGLETSHVTSIADIVKETHQALNENRAEFYVIPENPELTAQELLLFENSGSEDLADFVDSQFSMASFSIRIPWVDSVDTLGFIDAVEARAFEIVGDKVEVVLTGGTVIFSRIMTAVIYSMAQSYLLALAIITPMMILMIGDLRGGLLSMVPNLFPIILTLGLMGWCDFPLDFSSMMIGAIVLGIAVDDTIHFMHVFQRNYRMTGDPKIAVTDTLVTTGRAILFTSIVLCVGFSGFMLATMENLVATGVLTCFAIAAAFVADILLAPAIAVLVMPKREKPLISA from the coding sequence ATGGCCGACTCTCGAGCGCTTCCATTGCGCGACGCGATCGAAGCGGGATTTGGAACCTGGGCCCGGTGGGCCATGGCCCATGCCGCCATTGTCCTGGTGGGTTGCTCACTGGTGGTCACGGGGCTCCTGCTTCAGTTGCCCCGCCTCGAAATCGACATCTCGGATGAAGGATTCCTCCGGCCAGGGGATCCCGTGCGCGTTGCCTACAACGCGTTCAATCGCCAATTTGGAGACGGTCAGGCGGTCATCGTCGCGATTGAGCCGCCCGAAATATTCGATGTGGCATTTCTCGAGTGGCTCACGGATTTTCATCGAGATATGGAGGAAGTGGCCCAATTAGAGAAAGTCACGAGTCTCATCAACGCGCGGAACACCTTTGGTCGCGACGACGAATTGGTGGTCGAAGATCTCCTCGAAACGATCCCGACGACGCCGGCGGAGTTAGCTGCGCTGCGTGAGCGCGTATTGGCGAATCCGCTTTATCTCAACGCGCTCATATCAGTCGATGGGAGTGCGACGGTGCTCGTAGCCAAGTTCGATCGCTATTCCTCGCTAGCGGATGGGACCGCGGGCGACGACGTGCTCGCGGGTTTTGGGGAGGAGGGCGCCGAGGAGTTTCGCACGCAAGAAGAGACAATGAAGATTGCTGACGAGGTGAACCTTGTCATCGAGCGGCATCGCGTCGAAGGCTACGAGATGTTCGTGACCGGTGGTCCCATTTTCGATGCTTGGATCTTTTGTCAAATGCAGGACGATATCCTGGTCAGTATTGTTTCGTCGAGCTTCGTCATTGCCCTGTTGCTCTTTGTCTTGTTTCGCCGCATCTCGGGAGTCTTGATTCCGCTCGTCCTCGTTGCCCTGTCGCTCCTATGCTCGGGAGGCACAATGGCTCTGTTGGGGATTCCGGTCACGCTGCCGATCCAGGTTCTACCCTCATTTTTGCTCGCGGTGGGGGTATGTGGTGCGGTTCACATCCTTGTACTCGTGTATCGCGGGCTCGACCGCGGACAGTGCAGCGAGGATGCCGTCGCTTATGCAATGGCACACGCAGGCCTTCCTGTCTTCATGGCCGGACTCACCACCGCCGGCGGACTGCTTTCGTTTTCGACCGCGGAGCTGGCTCCCGTGGGACACTTCGGAATCGTGGGGCCAATCGGGGTGATGTTCACGATCTTCTTTACGCTGGTAGCCCTGCCTCCGTTGATCGGACTCCTGCGCCTGAAGGGCCGGGGGCGTTTGAGCGATCTCGAAGCGCGTGGTCTATCGGACCGAGTGCTGGCCGCTGCAGGGAGGTTGGCGATCCAGCGACCCAAGTTCGTAGTTGCCGTGGGTGTCGGGTTGGTGGCTCTGGCGCTGGCGGGGATCACGCAGCTGAGATTTTCTCATCATCCGGTCGACTGGATTCCAGATGAGAGTCCTCTCCACGAGGCATTGGATTATGTGAATGATCGCATGGGAGGATCGGGGGATCTCCAGATCCTGCTCAGGACGCCCGGGGTCGAGAACGGATTTCAAGATCCCGATGTGCTCGTGCGACTCGATCGGCTGAAGACGGTGCTTCTTGACTTGGAGGTAGACGGCCTCGAGACCAGCCATGTTACGTCCATTGCCGATATCGTGAAGGAGACCCACCAGGCATTGAATGAGAATCGGGCTGAGTTTTATGTCATTCCGGAAAATCCCGAACTCACCGCCCAGGAGTTGTTGCTGTTCGAAAACTCGGGATCCGAGGATCTCGCGGACTTCGTGGATTCGCAGTTCTCCATGGCGAGTTTTAGTATACGTATCCCCTGGGTCGATTCGGTCGATACCCTGGGTTTCATCGATGCCGTGGAGGCGCGGGCGTTCGAGATCGTAGGGGATAAGGTCGAGGTGGTCCTGACCGGGGGCACTGTCATCTTCTCGCGAATCATGACCGCTGTGATCTACAGCATGGCCCAGTCTTATTTACTCGCGCTCGCGATCATTACGCCGATGATGATTCTCATGATTGGAGATCTTCGCGGCGGACTTCTTAGCATGGTCCCCAATCTCTTCCCCATCATCCTCACCCTGGGCTTGATGGGCTGGTGCGATTTTCCCCTCGACTTTTCGAGCATGATGATTGGCGCCATAGTGCTCGGGATTGCGGTCGACGACACGATCCACTTCATGCACGTCTTCCAGCGCAACTACCGCATGACGGGCGATCCCAAGATCGCCGTGACCGACACCCTGGTGACAACAGGGCGAGCGATCCTGTTTACGTCGATCGTACTTTGCGTGGGTTTCTCCGGCTTCATGCTGGCCACCATGGAGAACCTCGTCGCCACGGGGGTACTGACCTGCTTTGCAATCGCCGCGGCTTTTGTGGCCGATATCCTGCTGGCCCCCGCGATTGCGGTGCTCGTGATGCCAAAACGCGAGAAGCCGCTCATTTCTGCGTGA